In Halosegnis marinus, one genomic interval encodes:
- a CDS encoding ABC transporter ATP-binding protein translates to MAILETHGLTKRFGGLTAVDDVDLTVDAGETRAIIGPNGAGKSTFINLVTGLLQPTEGSVTFDGTDITGQEPHEIVQRGVSKSFQTASIFPEMTVRENVQMAAMAAERGSFRFDFLKRRDSFTGVYDTTEEMLRAVELWGDRDTNAASLPYGDKRRLEIGIALASEPDLLFMDEPTAGMSPEETDATVDLVERLQDELGLTIVLVEHDMEIIFRIADRIAVLNRGSVIADATPDEVQGDPDVQEAYLGGVEL, encoded by the coding sequence ATGGCTATTCTCGAAACCCACGGACTCACGAAACGCTTCGGCGGCCTGACCGCCGTGGACGACGTCGACCTCACCGTCGACGCCGGCGAGACGCGGGCCATCATCGGCCCGAACGGCGCCGGCAAGTCCACGTTCATCAACCTCGTCACCGGCCTGCTCCAACCGACCGAGGGGTCCGTCACCTTCGACGGGACCGACATCACCGGGCAGGAGCCGCACGAGATCGTCCAGCGGGGCGTCTCGAAGTCGTTCCAGACGGCGTCCATCTTCCCGGAGATGACCGTCCGCGAGAACGTCCAGATGGCGGCGATGGCCGCCGAGCGGGGGTCGTTCCGCTTCGACTTCCTGAAGCGGCGCGACTCCTTCACCGGCGTCTACGACACCACCGAGGAGATGCTGCGCGCCGTCGAGCTGTGGGGCGACCGCGACACGAACGCCGCGAGCCTCCCCTACGGCGACAAGCGCCGGCTGGAGATCGGTATCGCGCTGGCATCGGAGCCGGACCTGCTGTTCATGGACGAGCCGACGGCCGGGATGTCGCCCGAGGAGACCGACGCGACGGTCGACCTCGTCGAGCGGCTCCAGGACGAACTCGGCCTCACCATCGTCCTCGTCGAACACGACATGGAGATAATCTTCCGCATCGCCGACCGCATCGCCGTGTTGAACCGCGGGAGCGTCATCGCCGACGCGACCCCCGACGAGGTGCAGGGCGACCCGGACGTCCAGGAGGCGTACCTCGGGGGTGTCGAGCTGTGA
- a CDS encoding branched-chain amino acid ABC transporter permease: protein MSDDARTDGGTATADPNLVDRLVAAKHSERFVAVVSLVGLLAMPFLLIDVLGVFDDLIGVGLGGFVGLPTLILAFGIVAVGYNLLLGYTGLLSFGHAALFGAAAYAAGIFSNEVVASPVLAILVGVVAATLLAWPIGFLSIRRSGVYFAVLTLTFGQMLYFYAFGPGAWLTNGDDGYTPFAVPGGAEIAGAVPTSDSLSDLFFDLTGLTLTLTDGLDVTVGYVLTALIGVAAIVTAHRIIKSPYGLILKAIGQNEQRVAFIGMDVFRYKLMAFVLSGVFAGAGGGIYALSKAGLTVHPNATLYWIVSGDFVIMTALGGVGSLAGPLLGAVVFEYIALVVQGITIPIIDFQIGSLWRLLLGLAFVLVVAFFPDGIYGALSSLGERIAERFGTESPTGDGPRPVEDVEETGGDD from the coding sequence GGCGGGACCGCGACGGCGGACCCGAACCTCGTCGACCGGCTCGTCGCGGCGAAACACAGCGAGCGGTTCGTCGCCGTCGTCTCGCTCGTCGGGCTGCTGGCGATGCCGTTCCTGCTCATCGACGTGCTGGGCGTCTTCGACGACCTCATCGGGGTCGGGCTGGGCGGCTTCGTCGGCCTGCCGACGCTCATCCTCGCGTTCGGCATCGTCGCGGTCGGCTACAACCTCCTGCTCGGCTACACCGGCCTCCTGTCGTTCGGTCACGCGGCGCTGTTCGGCGCGGCCGCGTACGCGGCGGGCATCTTCTCGAACGAGGTGGTCGCGAGCCCCGTGCTCGCCATCCTCGTCGGGGTGGTCGCCGCGACGCTTCTGGCGTGGCCCATCGGCTTCCTGTCCATCCGGCGCTCGGGCGTCTACTTCGCCGTGTTGACCCTGACGTTCGGGCAGATGCTGTACTTCTACGCGTTCGGCCCCGGCGCGTGGCTGACGAACGGCGACGACGGCTACACGCCCTTCGCGGTGCCGGGCGGTGCCGAGATCGCCGGCGCGGTGCCGACGAGCGACTCGCTGTCGGACCTGTTCTTCGACCTGACGGGGCTGACGCTCACCCTGACGGACGGGCTCGACGTGACGGTCGGCTACGTCCTGACCGCGCTCATCGGCGTGGCGGCCATCGTGACCGCCCACCGCATCATCAAGTCGCCGTACGGGCTCATCCTCAAGGCTATCGGGCAGAACGAACAGCGGGTCGCGTTCATCGGGATGGACGTGTTCCGCTACAAGCTGATGGCGTTCGTTCTCTCGGGAGTGTTCGCGGGCGCGGGCGGCGGCATCTACGCGCTCTCGAAGGCCGGCCTCACGGTCCACCCGAACGCGACCCTGTACTGGATCGTCTCGGGCGACTTCGTCATCATGACCGCGCTCGGCGGGGTCGGCTCGCTCGCCGGCCCGCTGCTTGGCGCCGTCGTCTTCGAGTACATCGCGCTGGTCGTGCAGGGCATCACCATCCCGATCATCGACTTCCAGATCGGGTCGCTGTGGCGGCTCCTGCTCGGGCTGGCGTTCGTGCTCGTGGTCGCCTTCTTCCCGGACGGCATCTACGGCGCGTTGAGTTCGCTCGGCGAGCGCATCGCCGAGCGGTTCGGCACCGAGTCCCCGACCGGCGACGGCCCCCGCCCGGTCGAGGACGTCGAGGAGACCGGGGGTGACGACTGA